One window of the Salvia splendens isolate huo1 chromosome 1, SspV2, whole genome shotgun sequence genome contains the following:
- the LOC121752768 gene encoding pre-mRNA-processing factor 39-like isoform X1 translates to MGDSQTMMEQASSVAQNVASVNASDAAGSILPETENAAPGGISNTGEIVSSSSGVNADAGSTHVVLENVSQQETPVTMAYDAGENLTGLANSSANSAQVSVYDASLGNGDSMTRDGAASIISENGVASADVTGSAAMYQPSDGSALSAEEERLWSIVTTNSLDFDAWTTLIDETERKSEGNISKIRKVYDTFLAEFPLCYGYWKKYADHEARLSSVDKVAQIYERAVQGVTYSVDMWLHYCVFAIGTYGDADTIRRLFERALAYVGTDYLCFPLWDKYIEYEISQQNWSRVATIYTRVLEIPNQQLDRYFEGFKELVASRPLSELRTAEEAPVIADTDSQENEGEVPPDAAEQSSTAVNASLKDAEELEKYIAIREEMYKKAKEFDFKIIGFETAIRRPYFHVRPLNVAELENWHNYLDFTEGGDDFNKVVKLYERCLIACARYPEFWIRYVLCMEASGSMELVENALARATLVFVKRQPEIHLFAARFKEQHGDISGARAAFQHVHTGIAPGLLEAIIKHANMENRLGKLEDACSLYEQAIAIEKGKEHSQALALLFAQYSRFIFLVSGNVEEAREILIRGVESAPLSKPFLEAMIHLESVQTLPKQTEYLDSLVEKFIVPSPDNPSIASVDDREELSSIFLEFLDLFGDAMSVKKADYRHSKLFLNHRSTSVSKKRHAEYYLASDRTKLAKSLVSTSVPSVQGVYPSTQSQWPAGYGAQPQTWPQAPQSQAQQWNYAQQAAYAGYGASYAHPQASVPVPQNTAYGTYPQTYQAQPAYAQPAVAATPAQQAPTAAAAPSAGYYTGYY, encoded by the exons ATGGGCGACAGTCAAACCATGATGGAACAAGCATCTTCTGTAGCTCAGAATGTTGCTAGTGTTAATGCTTCTGATGCAGCTGGTTCCATTCTTCCAGAAACTGAAAATGCTGCTCCTGGTGGCATATCTAATACAGGAGAAATCGTTTCTTCATCCAGTGGAGTGAATGCAGATGCTGGGAGTACTCATGTGGTGCTAGAAAATGTTTCCCAGCAAGAAACCCCTGTTACAATGGCCTATGATGCTGGTGAAAATTTGACTGGTCTTGCAAACTCATCAGCAAATTCAGCTCAAGTTTCTGTTTATGATGCTTCACTCGGCAATGGCGATAGCATGACCAGGGATGGAGCAGCCAGTATTATTTCTGAAAATGGGGTTGCTTCAGCCGATGTTACTGGATCTGCTGCTATGTATCAACCTTCGGATGGTTCTG CCCTCAGCGCAGAAGAAGAAAGGTTATGGAGCATAGTAACAACTAATTCTTTGGACTTTGATGCTTGGACTACTTTAATTGACGAAACAGAGAGAAAATCAGAG GGCAATATTTCAAAGATTAGAAAAGTTTATGACACATTTTTGGCGGAATTTCCTCTTTGCTATGGCTACTGGAAGAAGTATGCTGATCATGAGGCACGACTAAGCTCTGTGGACAAAGTTGCACAGATTTATGAACGAGCTGTTCAAGGAGTTACCTACTCTGTGGACATGTGGTTGCACTATTGTGTCTTCGCTATTGGCACTTATGGAGATGCTGACACTATCAGAAG GCTATTTGAAAGAGCATTAGCTTATGTTGGAACAGATTATTTGTGCTTCCCACTCTGGGACAAATACATAGAGTATGAAATTTCACAACAAAATTGGTCCCGTGTTGCCACAATTTATACAAGGGTGTTAGAGATTCCAAATCAGCAGCTGGATCGCTATTTTGAAGG GTTTAAAGAGTTGGTTGCTAGTCGTCCTCTGTCTGAGTTGCGAACGGCTGAGGAGGCACCTGTCATTGCCGATACAGATTCTCAAGAAAATGAGGGAGAGGTTCCTCCTGATGCTGCAGAACAATCATCTACGGCTGTAAACGCAAGCTTGAAAGATGCTGAGGAATTGGAGAAGTACATTGCTATTAGGGAAGAGATGTATAAGAAAGCTAAAGAATTCGATTTTAAGATCATTGGTTTTGAAACAGCGATCAGGAGGCCCTATTTCCACGTGAGGCCTCTCAATGTTGCGGAGCTTGAAAATTGGCATAATTATCTTGATTTCACAGAAGGTGGAGATGACTTCAATAAG GTTGTTAAGCTCTACGAAAGGTGTTTAATAGCATGTGCTAGATACCCTGAATTCTGGATACGTTATGTCCTGTGCATGGAAGCTAGTGGTAGTATGGAACTTGTGGAAAATGCTCTTGCTCGTGCCACTCTAGTGTTTGTCAAG AGGCAGCCAGAGATCCATCTTTTTGCTGCTCGATTTAAAGAGCAACATGGTGACATTTCGGGAGCTCGAGCTGCTTTTCAACACGTTCACACTGGGATTGCACCTGGTCTTCTAGAGGCAATAATAAAGCATGCAAACATGGAAAACCGACTT GGGAAATTGGAAGATGCTTGTTCTTTGTATGAACAGGCAATTGCTATTGAGAAGGGAAAGGAGCATTCCCAAGCTTTGGCTTTGTTGTTCGCTCAGTACTCACGTTTCATATTCTTG GTTTCTGGAAATGTTGaagaggcaagagagattctTATTCGAGGTGTGGAGAGTGCGCCACTGTCAAAACCATTTCTGGAG GCAATGATACACTTAGAGTCAGTTCAAACACTTCCAAAGCAAACAGAATATCTAGATTCTTTGGTTGAGAAATTTATAGTTCCCAGTCCTGACAACCCTAGTATTGCAAGTGTTGATGACCGGGAGGAGCTGTCAAGCATTTTCTTGGAG TTCCTGGATCTGTTTGGAGATGCTATGTCTGTTAAGAAGGCAGATTACCGACATTCAAAATTGTTCTTGAACCATAGAAGCACATCAGTGTCAAAGAAACGTCATGCCGAGTACTATTTAGCTTCGGACAGAACAAAACTTGCAAAATCACTTGTTTCGACTTCTGTACCCTCTGTGCAGGGTGTGTATCCTAGTACACAAAGTCAGTGGCCAGCAGGTTATGGTGCACAACCTCAAACTTGGCCTCAAGCCCCACAATCTCAGGCACAACAGTGGAATTATGCACAACAG GCAGCGTATGCTGGTTATGGAGCAAGTTATGCACATCCTCAAGCATCAGTTCCAGTTCCTCAAAATACAGCATATGGAACTTATCCTCAGACCTACCAAGCGCAG CCGGCTTATGCACAGCCTGCTGTAGCTGCAACTCCGGCCCAGCAAGCTCCTACTGCTGCTGCCGCACCCTCTGCTGGATACTACACCGGTTATTACTAA
- the LOC121752768 gene encoding pre-mRNA-processing factor 39-like isoform X2 — protein MGDSQTMMEQASSVAQNVASVNASDAAGSILPETENAAPGGISNTGEIVSSSSGVNADAGSTHVVLENVSQQETPVTMAYDAGENLTGLANSSANSAQVSVYDASLGNGDSMTRDGAASIISENGVASADVTGSAAMYQPSDGSALSAEEERLWSIVTTNSLDFDAWTTLIDETERKSEGNISKIRKVYDTFLAEFPLCYGYWKKYADHEARLSSVDKVAQIYERAVQGVTYSVDMWLHYCVFAIGTYGDADTIRRLFERALAYVGTDYLCFPLWDKYIEYEISQQNWSRVATIYTRVLEIPNQQLDRYFEGFKELVASRPLSELRTAEEAPVIADTDSQENEGEVPPDAAEQSSTAVNASLKDAEELEKYIAIREEMYKKAKEFDFKIIGFETAIRRPYFHVRPLNVAELENWHNYLDFTEGGDDFNKVVKLYERCLIACARYPEFWIRYVLCMEASGSMELVENALARATLVFVKRQPEIHLFAARFKEQHGDISGARAAFQHVHTGIAPGLLEAIIKHANMENRLGKLEDACSLYEQAIAIEKGKEHSQALALLFAQYSRFIFLVSGNVEEAREILIRGVESAPLSKPFLEAMIHLESVQTLPKQTEYLDSLVEKFIVPSPDNPSIASVDDREELSSIFLEFLDLFGDAMSVKKADYRHSKLFLNHRSTSVSKKRHAEYYLASDRTKLAKSLVSTSVPSVQGVYPSTQSQWPAGYGAQPQTWPQAPQSQAQQWNYAQQAAYAGYGASYAHPQASVPVPQNTAYGTYPQTYQAQPAVAATPAQQAPTAAAAPSAGYYTGYY, from the exons ATGGGCGACAGTCAAACCATGATGGAACAAGCATCTTCTGTAGCTCAGAATGTTGCTAGTGTTAATGCTTCTGATGCAGCTGGTTCCATTCTTCCAGAAACTGAAAATGCTGCTCCTGGTGGCATATCTAATACAGGAGAAATCGTTTCTTCATCCAGTGGAGTGAATGCAGATGCTGGGAGTACTCATGTGGTGCTAGAAAATGTTTCCCAGCAAGAAACCCCTGTTACAATGGCCTATGATGCTGGTGAAAATTTGACTGGTCTTGCAAACTCATCAGCAAATTCAGCTCAAGTTTCTGTTTATGATGCTTCACTCGGCAATGGCGATAGCATGACCAGGGATGGAGCAGCCAGTATTATTTCTGAAAATGGGGTTGCTTCAGCCGATGTTACTGGATCTGCTGCTATGTATCAACCTTCGGATGGTTCTG CCCTCAGCGCAGAAGAAGAAAGGTTATGGAGCATAGTAACAACTAATTCTTTGGACTTTGATGCTTGGACTACTTTAATTGACGAAACAGAGAGAAAATCAGAG GGCAATATTTCAAAGATTAGAAAAGTTTATGACACATTTTTGGCGGAATTTCCTCTTTGCTATGGCTACTGGAAGAAGTATGCTGATCATGAGGCACGACTAAGCTCTGTGGACAAAGTTGCACAGATTTATGAACGAGCTGTTCAAGGAGTTACCTACTCTGTGGACATGTGGTTGCACTATTGTGTCTTCGCTATTGGCACTTATGGAGATGCTGACACTATCAGAAG GCTATTTGAAAGAGCATTAGCTTATGTTGGAACAGATTATTTGTGCTTCCCACTCTGGGACAAATACATAGAGTATGAAATTTCACAACAAAATTGGTCCCGTGTTGCCACAATTTATACAAGGGTGTTAGAGATTCCAAATCAGCAGCTGGATCGCTATTTTGAAGG GTTTAAAGAGTTGGTTGCTAGTCGTCCTCTGTCTGAGTTGCGAACGGCTGAGGAGGCACCTGTCATTGCCGATACAGATTCTCAAGAAAATGAGGGAGAGGTTCCTCCTGATGCTGCAGAACAATCATCTACGGCTGTAAACGCAAGCTTGAAAGATGCTGAGGAATTGGAGAAGTACATTGCTATTAGGGAAGAGATGTATAAGAAAGCTAAAGAATTCGATTTTAAGATCATTGGTTTTGAAACAGCGATCAGGAGGCCCTATTTCCACGTGAGGCCTCTCAATGTTGCGGAGCTTGAAAATTGGCATAATTATCTTGATTTCACAGAAGGTGGAGATGACTTCAATAAG GTTGTTAAGCTCTACGAAAGGTGTTTAATAGCATGTGCTAGATACCCTGAATTCTGGATACGTTATGTCCTGTGCATGGAAGCTAGTGGTAGTATGGAACTTGTGGAAAATGCTCTTGCTCGTGCCACTCTAGTGTTTGTCAAG AGGCAGCCAGAGATCCATCTTTTTGCTGCTCGATTTAAAGAGCAACATGGTGACATTTCGGGAGCTCGAGCTGCTTTTCAACACGTTCACACTGGGATTGCACCTGGTCTTCTAGAGGCAATAATAAAGCATGCAAACATGGAAAACCGACTT GGGAAATTGGAAGATGCTTGTTCTTTGTATGAACAGGCAATTGCTATTGAGAAGGGAAAGGAGCATTCCCAAGCTTTGGCTTTGTTGTTCGCTCAGTACTCACGTTTCATATTCTTG GTTTCTGGAAATGTTGaagaggcaagagagattctTATTCGAGGTGTGGAGAGTGCGCCACTGTCAAAACCATTTCTGGAG GCAATGATACACTTAGAGTCAGTTCAAACACTTCCAAAGCAAACAGAATATCTAGATTCTTTGGTTGAGAAATTTATAGTTCCCAGTCCTGACAACCCTAGTATTGCAAGTGTTGATGACCGGGAGGAGCTGTCAAGCATTTTCTTGGAG TTCCTGGATCTGTTTGGAGATGCTATGTCTGTTAAGAAGGCAGATTACCGACATTCAAAATTGTTCTTGAACCATAGAAGCACATCAGTGTCAAAGAAACGTCATGCCGAGTACTATTTAGCTTCGGACAGAACAAAACTTGCAAAATCACTTGTTTCGACTTCTGTACCCTCTGTGCAGGGTGTGTATCCTAGTACACAAAGTCAGTGGCCAGCAGGTTATGGTGCACAACCTCAAACTTGGCCTCAAGCCCCACAATCTCAGGCACAACAGTGGAATTATGCACAACAG GCAGCGTATGCTGGTTATGGAGCAAGTTATGCACATCCTCAAGCATCAGTTCCAGTTCCTCAAAATACAGCATATGGAACTTATCCTCAGACCTACCAAGCGCAG CCTGCTGTAGCTGCAACTCCGGCCCAGCAAGCTCCTACTGCTGCTGCCGCACCCTCTGCTGGATACTACACCGGTTATTACTAA
- the LOC121800723 gene encoding uncharacterized protein LOC121800723, whose protein sequence is MMLRSSSTPVLGSLLQSFSDSSNNSGNSQHQSELHKQAKISCQCSSNGGGSQDFKKSLIHKSPSLSDIKVGSGGGFRRAQSDGNLERLGGDASSNEFNPPKRSTRRTSLEAIPSFSANNLWTSFEDDEDDYEGIDADGEIGGGLDYNPVRAEQIVFEKVARNAIAYGSEGLGSQSEGKMYLASGIGVSGVDFAGRGGGGGGRGSYRPVDFDKEGGGGSGVSVEEHYKRMLEQNPGDPLFLRNYAEFLYKIKGDVGAAEEYYARAILADQEDGETLSQYAKIMWEVHHDRDRAANYFQRALEASSQNSHIHAAYANFLWDAEEEDEVEENMAGSQPFVHQGVMASATA, encoded by the exons ATGATGCTGAGAAGCTCTTCAACGCCAGTTCTTGGATCTCTTCTGCAATCATTCTCGGATTCCTCCAACAACAGCGGCAACAGCCAACATCAATCTGAGCTACACAAACAAGCCAAAATCTCATGTCAATGTAGCAGCAACGGAGGAGGATCTCAGGATTTCAAAAAATCCCTAATTCATAAATCGCCTTCTTTATCCGATATCAAAGttggcagcggcggcggattcCGACGCGCTCAATCCGATGGAAATCTGGAACGATTGGGCGGTGATGCCTCTTCGAACGAGTTCAATCCGCCGAAGAGATCGACACGGAGGACTTCATTGGAGGCGATTCCGTCGTTCTCAGCCAACAATCTGTGGACTTCTTTCGAAGACGACGAAGACGATTACGAAGGGATTGATGCTGATGGGGAAATTGGTGGTGGACTCGATTACAATCCAGTGAGAGCTGAACAGATTGTGTTTGAAAAAGTGGCGAGGAATGCGATTGCTTATGGTAGTGAGGGTTTGGGATCGCAGAGTGAGGGGAAGATGTACCTTGCGTCAGGGATCGGAGTGTCGGGTGTTGATTTCGCTGGCCGtggaggcggcggtggtggcagagGAAGCTACAGGCCGGTGGATTTTGATAAGGAGGGCGGCGGCGGTAGCGGCGTCAGCGTGGAGGAGCATTACAAGAGAATGTTGGAACAAAATCCGGGCGATCCATTGTTTCTCAGAAACTATGCAGAGTTCTTGTATAAG ATTAAGGGAGATGTAGGGGCAGCTGAAGAGTACTATGCAAGGGCAATATTAGCAGATCAAGAAGATGGAGAAACTCTGTCACAATATGCTAAAATAATGTGGGAGGTGCATCATGATAGAGACAGAGCTGCAAACTATTTCCAAAGAGCACTTGAAGCTTCATCACAGAACAG CCATATACATGCGGCCTATGCGAATTTCCTCTGGGatgcggaggaggaggatgaggttGAAGAAAACATGGCTGGTAGTCAGCCATTCGTGCACCAAGGAGTCATGGCTTCTGCAACAGCATAG